The proteins below come from a single Ostrinia nubilalis chromosome Z, ilOstNubi1.1, whole genome shotgun sequence genomic window:
- the LOC135086675 gene encoding galactose mutarotase-like isoform X2: protein MADEEDEKGSGDVSSEKKPEPEPEPPKIPDVELIVDGFGFMPKSIQTTKSRASNIFDKSSKSIKEIAMPEAEQKSPCGSSTNIDIVRRYTWKTKNRMTVQVITYGATITSIQVPDRKGVPDDVIAGFDTLEDYFQPRNPYFGATIGRYANYIREATMVVRPSGRMYMLSTNKGHHHYNGGYVGFDKANWRSYVNGNKVIMSHVSERFHEGYPGTVMAQVTFEVSCDNTIKIEMRCTTSEPTIINLSNTPYFNLAGHHAGCETMYDHIFTINADKYTATDDEGLVTGEKKVVGGSAYDFRIPRVLRAMIPKIPLGGYDVNFCVTQGTEQDLTFQARALHPGTGRVLEVYSNQPGMQFYTGNLLPDPDKIVEGKASFGYVPLIGKAGTLYKKHGLFCLMPQNFPDAINHKNFPNSVLNPGEVYVHKIQYKFGLLLGRYV from the exons ATGGCTGACGAAGAAGATGAGAAGGGTAGTGGGGATGTGAGTTCTGAGAAGAAGCCAGAGCCTGAGCCAGAGCCTCCCAAGATTCCTGACGTAGAGTTGATAGTCGACGGTTTTGGGTTTATGCCCAAGTCGATACAGACTACCAAAAGTCGGGCGTCCAACATTTTTGATAAGTCGAGCAAGTCCATAAAGGAAATTGCAATGCCAGAGGCTGAACAAAAAAGCCCTTGCGGTTCTAGCACAAATATTGACATAGTCAGGAGGTATACATGGAAAACGAAAAATAGGATGACTGTGCAG GTGATTACATATGGTGCAACTATTACATCTATACAAGTTCCGGACAGGAAAGGAGTGCCCGATGATGTTATTGCTGGTTTTGATACTTTGGAAG ATTACTTCCAGCCCAGGAACCCGTACTTTGGCGCCACCATCGGCCGGTACGCGAACTACATCAGGGAAGCTACAATGGTGGTCAGACCCTCGGGTAGGATGTACATGCTCTCCACGAATAAGGGTCACCACCACTATAACGGTGGATACGTGGGATTTGACAAG GCAAACTGGCGGTCATACGTGAATGGCAATAAGGTGATCATGAGCCATGTATCAGAGCGGTTCCACGAAGGTTACCCTGGCACTGTGATGGCGCAGGTCACCTTTGAAGTCAGCTGCGACAACACCATCAAGATCGAAATGCGGTGCACCACCAGCGAGCCGACTATCATCAACTTGAGCAACACCCCGTACTTCAATCTTGCTGGTCAT CATGCCGGGTGCGAGACGATGTACGATCACATATTCACAATAAACGCTGACAAATATACAGCGACGGACGATGAGGGCCTTGTCAcag GCGAAAAGAAAGTAGTTGGCGGTAGTGCATATGACTTCAGGATACCAAGAGTACTACGAGCTATGATCCCCAAGATACCTTTGGGGGGTTATGATGTCAATTTCTGTGTAACGCAAGGCACTGAACAGGACTTGACTTTCCAAGCAAG AGCTCTTCATCCCGGCACCGGGCGCGTGCTAGAAGTATACAGCAATCAACCTGGTATGCAGTTCTACACCGGGAACCTCCTCCCCGACCCTGATAAAATCGTTGAG GGCAAGGCGAGCTTCGGGTACGTGCCACTAATTGGCAAGGCGGGGACCTTGTACAAGAAACACGGCCTGTTCTGCCTGATGCCGCAAAACTTCCCCGACGCGATCAACCAC aaaaaCTTCCCGAATTCAGTGCTGAACCCCGGCGAGGTTTATGTCCACAAAATACAGTACAAGTTTGGTCTTCTTCTGGGTAGATACGTCTGA
- the LOC135086675 gene encoding galactose mutarotase-like isoform X1: MADEEDEKGSGDVSSEKKPEPEPEPPKIPDVELIVDGFGFMPKSIQTTKSRASNIFDKSSKSIKEIAMPEAEQKSPCGSSTNIDIVRRYTWKTKNRMTVQVITYGATITSIQVPDRKGVPDDVIAGFDTLEDYFQPRNPYFGATIGRYANYIREATMVVRPSGRMYMLSTNKGHHHYNGGYVGFDKANWRSYVNGNKVIMSHVSERFHEGYPGTVMAQVTFEVSCDNTIKIEMRCTTSEPTIINLSNTPYFNLAGHHAGCETMYDHIFTINADKYTATDDEGLVTGEKKVVGGSAYDFRIPRVLRAMIPKIPLGGYDVNFCVTQGTEQDLTFQARALHPGTGRVLEVYSNQPGMQFYTGNLLPDPDKIVEAEGEEQEEEGKGEDESESDSEESSARGEEATEEGSEGKASFGYVPLIGKAGTLYKKHGLFCLMPQNFPDAINHKNFPNSVLNPGEVYVHKIQYKFGLLLGRYV; encoded by the exons ATGGCTGACGAAGAAGATGAGAAGGGTAGTGGGGATGTGAGTTCTGAGAAGAAGCCAGAGCCTGAGCCAGAGCCTCCCAAGATTCCTGACGTAGAGTTGATAGTCGACGGTTTTGGGTTTATGCCCAAGTCGATACAGACTACCAAAAGTCGGGCGTCCAACATTTTTGATAAGTCGAGCAAGTCCATAAAGGAAATTGCAATGCCAGAGGCTGAACAAAAAAGCCCTTGCGGTTCTAGCACAAATATTGACATAGTCAGGAGGTATACATGGAAAACGAAAAATAGGATGACTGTGCAG GTGATTACATATGGTGCAACTATTACATCTATACAAGTTCCGGACAGGAAAGGAGTGCCCGATGATGTTATTGCTGGTTTTGATACTTTGGAAG ATTACTTCCAGCCCAGGAACCCGTACTTTGGCGCCACCATCGGCCGGTACGCGAACTACATCAGGGAAGCTACAATGGTGGTCAGACCCTCGGGTAGGATGTACATGCTCTCCACGAATAAGGGTCACCACCACTATAACGGTGGATACGTGGGATTTGACAAG GCAAACTGGCGGTCATACGTGAATGGCAATAAGGTGATCATGAGCCATGTATCAGAGCGGTTCCACGAAGGTTACCCTGGCACTGTGATGGCGCAGGTCACCTTTGAAGTCAGCTGCGACAACACCATCAAGATCGAAATGCGGTGCACCACCAGCGAGCCGACTATCATCAACTTGAGCAACACCCCGTACTTCAATCTTGCTGGTCAT CATGCCGGGTGCGAGACGATGTACGATCACATATTCACAATAAACGCTGACAAATATACAGCGACGGACGATGAGGGCCTTGTCAcag GCGAAAAGAAAGTAGTTGGCGGTAGTGCATATGACTTCAGGATACCAAGAGTACTACGAGCTATGATCCCCAAGATACCTTTGGGGGGTTATGATGTCAATTTCTGTGTAACGCAAGGCACTGAACAGGACTTGACTTTCCAAGCAAG AGCTCTTCATCCCGGCACCGGGCGCGTGCTAGAAGTATACAGCAATCAACCTGGTATGCAGTTCTACACCGGGAACCTCCTCCCCGACCCTGATAAAATCGTTGAG GCTGAGGGTGAGGAGCAGGAAGAGGAAGGCAAGGGTGAAGACGAGAGCGAGTCGGACAGTGAGGAGTCGAGTGCAAGAGGAGAGGAAGCGACTGAAGAGGGAAGCGAG GGCAAGGCGAGCTTCGGGTACGTGCCACTAATTGGCAAGGCGGGGACCTTGTACAAGAAACACGGCCTGTTCTGCCTGATGCCGCAAAACTTCCCCGACGCGATCAACCAC aaaaaCTTCCCGAATTCAGTGCTGAACCCCGGCGAGGTTTATGTCCACAAAATACAGTACAAGTTTGGTCTTCTTCTGGGTAGATACGTCTGA